The Prosthecobacter vanneervenii region TGCGCGCGCCGACAAGCGCTTCGATGCGCATTTTTTTGGCAACGAGTGACATTGACCATGGTTGTCATGTAGCTTTTTGGCCGCACCTCACGTTTACTGGCAGCTCATGCCCCGCATCCTCTGGCAGAACATCCACAGCACCTGGCTCGCCGCCGTGGTGGTCGTGGTCGTCCTCGCGCTGCTCTGGCTGGGCTACCGCCGCAGCCCGCTGCGTGGCTGGCGCAAAGTGGCCGCCATGCTCTGCAAGCTGGCCGCCCTCTCCCTTCTGGCCCTCTGCCTGCTGGACCCGCTGTGGACCAGGCAGCAGCCCAAGAAAGGCGAGAATGAAATCATTGTGCTGGTGGACACCAGCGCCTCCCTGGAAACAGCGGAAAAACCCGGAGAGTCCACCCGCGCCGCGCAGGTGACAGCCGCACTCAATGATGGCCAGGAGGATGCCGCATGGATTCGCTCTCTGAGTGAAGACTTCCGACTCCGCCTCATGACCGCGGGCGCGCAGACGCAGAGCGTGCCGCATTTCCACACTCTTAAATACGATGGCACACGCTCAGACCTCTGCCGCACGCTCATGACACTGCGCAACGGCGGCAGCAATCTCGCCGCCGTGGTGCTCGTCAGCGATGGCAATGCCACCGATGCCTCCGCGTGGAAGGCGCAGGCGGGTGGCGCGCCCGTCTTCACCGTGCTGGCCGGAAAGCAGTCCCCTGCCCCGGACCTCGCCATCCTGGACGCCACGGTGGCTACCAGCCCTTTTGAGGACGCGCCCATCACCCTGACCTCGCGTGTTTCCGCCCGTGGCCTGAGCGGCAAACAGGCCACGCTTTCCGCGCTGGATGAGCAGGGAAAGGCGGTGGTGACGGAAAAGATCATCTTTAATGGAGACTCGCCGCAGACACTGCGCCTGCGCATCCCTGTGGCCAAGCCGGGCGTGACCTTTCACAAACTGGAGCTCAAGACCGAAGGAGTGCAGGAGGCCACGCTGGCCAACAACACCCGTCTGCTGGCGGCGGATCGCGGCGCGGGGCCCTACCGCGTACTCTATCTCGCAGGCCGTCCGAATTGGGAGTACAAGTTTCTGCGCCGTGCGATCGCCGGAGATGACGACATCCAGATGCCCAGCCTCGTGCGCATCGCCAAACGGGAGCCCAAGTTTGAATGGCGTGGCCACGCCGGGGAGAGCACCAATCCTATCTTCCGTGGCTTTGGTGCCAAGGACGGCGATGAGGCCCAGCGCTACGACCAGCCCGTGCTCATTCGCCTGGGCACGCGTGATGCCAGGGAGCTGAGCGACGGCTTCCCCAAGGCCGCCGAGGATCTCTTCAGCGAGTACCGCGCCATCATCATCGATGACCTGGAGTCGGCCTTCTTCACCCAGGAGCAGATGCACCTGATCCAGCGCTTTGTCAGCGAGCGCGGCGGCGCGCTGCTCATGCTCGGCGGTCAGGAGTGCTACCAGGCGGGCGGGTATGACCACACCCCCATCGGCAGCATGCTGCCCGTGTATCTGGACCGCACCAGCACCACGGGCCCGATGGTGGATGCCCGCTTTAATTTGACGCGTGAAGGCTGGCTCGAGCCCTGGATGCGCCTGCGCACCGACCGCGCTGAGGATGAGAAGCGCCTGGCCTCCATGCCGCCCTTCTTTTCCATCAATCAGACCTTTTCCATCAAGCCGGGGGCCAGCATCCTGGCCACGGTGTCTGATGGAGTGCAGCCCGCCGTGCCAGCCATCGTCTCGCAGCGCTTTGGCGAGGGGCGCGTGGGCAGCGTGCTGGTGGCGGACCTCTGGCGCTGGGGCATGAAGGACGAGGAGCAGCGCAAGGACATGGAGCGTGCCTGGCGTCAGCTCATGCGCTGGCTTGTGGTGGATGTGGCAGACAGCGTCACCCTCGCCGCAGAAACCGACGCCGCCGACCGCGAGCGTGTGAAGCTCTCCGTGCGTGTGCGCGACCGCGCTTTCAAGCCGCATGGAGACGCGATGGTGAAGATCGAGGTCACGCAGCCCGATGGCAAAAAATCGCAGCTCTTTGCCGAGCCCAGCCTCAAGGAAGCGGGGCTGTTTGAGACCGAGTTCTTTGCCAGCACTCAGGGAAACTACCGCGCCACCGCCACTGTCGAAGACATGGAAAAGCACGCCACCCTCGGCACCCGCGCCACCGGCTGGACGCACGATCCGCAAGCCGTGGAGTTCAGCCGTCTGGAACCCGGCAAGGCCATGATGCAGCGCATCGCCACCGAGACCGGCGGACAGATGCTCGCGCTGGAGGAGATCTCCAGGCTGCCCGACCTGCTGAAAAACATCCGCGTGCCAGTGGAGGTCACGCTTTCCACCCCGCTGTGGCACACGCCCTGGATCTTCCTCGCGCTGCTGCTTCTCATCGGTGCGGAGTGGTATCTGCGTAGAAAAGGAGGCATGGCATGATGAAAGATCGGATCGCACTAAAGTCCTGGGCCACACTCTGCCTCATCATGGCCTGCATGCAGCTCCATGCTGCCCCGCGTGCGCTGGAGGTCGTCATCGTGGTCGGCGCGTCCGGCACAGAGGAATATGGCAAGAAATTCCAAACGCAGGTCACCGCCTGGACCAACGCCTGCACCAAAGCTAGCGTGCCCGCCAAGATCATCCGTGGCGAAAAGACCACTGAGGACCTCGCGCAAACGCTCGCGACTGCGGATGCCACACACTCGCTCTGGCTGGTGCTCATTGGCCACGGCACCTTTGACGGGCGCGATGCCAAGTTCAACGCCGAGGGACCGGACCTCGACGTGAAGCAGCTCGCCGGATGGCTCAAGCCGCTGAAGCAGGAGATCGCCGTGATCCACACTGCCTCCTCCAGCGGCGGCTTTTTAAAGGCGCTCTCAGGCAAAGGCCGCATCGTCATCACCTCCACCAAGAGCCCCGACGAAGTCTTCTATGCCCGCTTTGGCGAGCACTTTGCCGAAGCCATCGGCGGACTGCCGGAGGCGGACCTGGATCAGGACAAGCAAGTCTCCCTGCTCGAAGCCTTCCGCCATGCCAGCAAGACTGTCGCTCTCTTCTATGAAAACGAAGGTCGCCTCGCCACCGAGCACGCCCTGCTCGAAGACAACGGTGACGGCATCGGCACCCGCAGCGAAGTGCTCGCTTCCGACACTCCGCCTGCCACAGCCACCGCCCTCGATGGTGAACGCGCCGCCCAGCTCGTCCTCGTACTCAGCCCCGAGGAGCAGCAGCTCACCGACACCCAGCGCACCACCCGCGATGCCCTTGAGCGCGAGCTGAAGACGCTCAAGGAACAGCGTGCCAAGATGAAAGAAGACGACTACTACACCCAGCTCGAAGCCATCCTGCTCAAGCTGGGCGCAGTGTACGAGACCAAGTCATAATCTTGAAGCAGAGATCCACTGAGATGGGAGTAAAGATGATGATAATCCAAGCCATCATTCTTGGCATGTCGAGTTTTGTCGCCTCTGGCCGTAGTCTCGATGACCATGCTGTTTCCTGAGATTATCACTGCCACACTGCTTGCCGGTCGAATGCCGCTCACGGCGTTCTTTGCCAGCGTGACGCGGGATTTTCACCTGGCGGAGGATATTTTCCAGGAGGTGTGTGTGAAGGCGATCGGCCGGGGGGAGAGCTTTGAAAGTGCGGCGCATCTGATGAACTGGGCGCGGCTGGCGGGGAAGAACCGGGCGATCGACATCCTGCGGACGCGGGAGGGGCGCTGCGTGGGCCTGAGTGATGAAATGCTGGCGCTGCTGGCGGAGGAATGGCCGGACACGGCGCAGGCGGATGCGATGCGGCTGGCGCTGGATGTGTGCCTGACGCGGATCACGCCGAACAACCGGGAGCTGCTGCGGCTGCGCTACTTTGAGCAGCGGCCCTGCGCGGAGGTGGCCGCGATGATGGGGCGCAAGATCGAAACGGTTTACCAGGCGCTGGCGCGCCTGCACAAGGCTCTGGGCGACTGCATCCGTGGGCGCCTGCAATCTGAATCCGCCTAATGAACGACTCTGATTTTCTCACTCTGCTGATGCGTCATCAAGACGGCACGCTCATGCCGGATGAGCTGGCGGCGCTGGAGGCGGCGATGCGAGAGGATGCGGGGCGACGACGGCTGTTTGCAGAGACGCAAGTGAGATCGATGGCGCTGCATGAGCATTTCCGCCGGGATGCGTTTCAGAGGCCGGGGCCGCCGCAACGGCGTGCGCGGTGGTTCACACGGCCTGTGGCGGCGATGGCGGCGATGGCGGCGGGCCTGGCGCTGGGGCTTTTCTGCGCCTCGTTGGTGTGGGCGATCTCGGCGCCGCGGATGACGAGCGAGAGGCTCTTTGCGCTGATGAACGGGGGCTTTGAGGAAAGCAGCCTGGGGCGCGGCTTTCCGCGCGAGACGGGTGTGTGGAGCGGTGATGAGGCGGCGATCCGCGAGGGGCGGCTGGAGTTCCTGGCCACGGGCAGTGATGATGCGGACCCGAGCGCGCGGGCGATCTCCTGCGATGTGTTTCAACTGGTGGATCTGCGGCCGCTGCGCAAAAGTGCTGGGGCTGGAGGGGACCCGATGCTGGAGCTGAGCGCGAGGTTTGCGGATGCACGCGCGGCGGGCACAAACCCCTCGGTGACGTTTTTCTGCCAGATCTACCTTTTCAGCGGTGATCCCGCACTGATGCACCAGACGTGGCCCAGGAGCATCCAGGAGGCGCTGGCGAGCGGCAGCGCCCAGGTGACGACGCTGGGCAGGGACGCGCATGGGACGCGCACGCTGACGGCGCGCTGCCTGCTGCCTGCGGAGGCGGATTTTGCCGTGGCCCAGATCGTGGCGCGACCGAATCTGCGCCCGGCAAAACTCGAAGGCCTGAGTGCCGATGATGTGAAGCTGACCCTGAAAACCGCGCCTGAACTGCCTGTCCGAATTGTACAACGATGAAAAAGACCGCCCTACTCCTGTGCCTGAGCACCCACTTGTCCGCCCTTGAATATCCGCACCAGACGGATGAGCCGCAGAAGAGCGGCTGGCCGCTGACGGCGGAAGAGCGCGCGTACATCATCGACAAGCCGGAACACGAGCGGCGGCCGGGGCGTGAGGTGAACCAGCACCTGCCGCAGCTCTGGCCGGTGGTGCCGAGCGCGGGGTACTTCGGAGGGGACTCGTGGCTGAAGCTGCACGAGGCGCATGTGAAGACGGTGCGGGAAAACCAGGGGCCGGTGGATGTGCTGCTGGTGGGCGACAGCATCACCATCCAGTGGGGCGACTCATGGCGGAAGCATTTTCCGGATCTGAGAGCGGTGAACATCGGGATCGGCGGGGACAAAACGCAGAACGTGCTCTGGCGGCTGGACCATGGCGGGGTGGAGGGGCTGGAGCCGAAGGCGATCGTGCTGATGATCGGGAACAACAACATGTTCTTCACGCCCGAGACGGGCGTGGAGGCTGCTGCGAAAGGCATCGAGATGTGCGTGAAAAATCTGCGCGAGAAGTTTCCGCAGGCGCCGCTGATCGTGGCGAAGATCCTGCCTGCGCATGCACCGGGCGCGGCCTTTTATGAAGACATCAAGAAGACGAACGCGGCGCTGGATGCGCTGAAGCTGGAGAGCGATGCGAAGGTGCGGGTGCTGGACCTGACGGCGGGCTTTACCAACGCCGACGGCACGCTGAAGAAAGACCTGTACACCCCGGACAACATCCACCTCTCTCCGGCTGGGTATGCGGAGTATGCGGCGAAGCTGAAGCCGCTGCTGCAGGCGGGTGCGGGCAACTGACACGGCCTTGAACAAGATGATTCGCAAACTCCTGCAAATCGTGGCGGTGCTGGCTCTCGCCGCGCAGCATGCGCAAGCACGGGAGCAGTATCTGCTGCTGAACTACTCGACGGCGCTGAACGCACCGCAGCAGGCGGAGGAGATGATGCGCTATGTGCGTGACCGCTTTGGAGCGGCGAACCGCGCCTCGCGGCTGAAGACGGGAGTGGCGATCCTCTACACACCGAAGGAGCAGGTGGCGGAGACAGCGGCGAGGCTGCGTGCGGACCTGGAGCTGGCGCGGCAGATGGAGGTGCCTGTGCTGATCCAGGTGGACACGGAGAACTGGCTGCCGGAGGCGCTGACGAACTGGTTTGATCCCTCGAAGCCGGGCTATGCCCCGGACAAGGTGCATGATGTGGAGTGGACGGGCTGGACGCCGGACACGGCGGTGAAGATCTGCTGGCGCAACTGGGGGACGATGCTGCGCGTGGGCCCGCACCCGAACCTGCTGAGCCCGCGATTTCAGGCGTGGGAGAAGTCCATCTACGAGGCGCTGGTGCCGGTGGTGGTGGAGTGGGTGAAGGCGCTGCCGGCGGAAAAGCAGTGGCTTTTTGCCGGCTGGAAGTGCGGCTGGGAAACCTCGCCCAACAGCCAGTATGCTTATTTCAAGAACGGCAACTCTTACCTGACCCGCAGTGATGACCCGAAGTGGATCGATGCTGACAAGGAGCTCATCGGGTACAATGCGGCGAGGACGGGCGGCTTTCAGACAAGCGGGGTGCTCAGCTACGAGCGCACCTACGATGTCTTCATGAAGATCATCGGCGCGCATCTTTCCTATCTGGCGAAGACGGCGCGCGGGCTCGGGCTGCCGCGCGAGAAGATCTTTGTGCACACGATCGCCCAGGGGGTGGACCGGTATAACGTGGAGTCGCAGTTCAATGCGGACAGCAATCCCGCGCCCTCGTTTTACGGCAAGCCCACGGGATCGCTGCGCGACAACGCAAGCTTCATGCGCTGCCTGACGCAAGCGCGGAAGGAACTCGGGGCCACGGGCTATGGCATCGGCGAATTTGTGTTTGGTGCGAAGGATTACGCGGCGTGGCATGGGTGGTTCAGCGACAAGCTGGCCGGGGACCCTGACCTGATCTTTGCCGCGCTGTACAACTACGACACGCTGCGAGGTCATGCGGAGATCGAGCGTGCGCTGCTGGATGCGATGGCCGCGGCTCCGGCGAGCGGTGGAAAATGAAGGAAGAGGAATGCCGCCCAGCATGGAGCCCTGTCGCTCAATCCAGGGTGGCGTCACCAGCAATGGTGCTGAACATCATGGATGGATCAGGGCCCAGCATGCCATGACGAGCATGAGTGCGTCTTCGATGATGGTGACAGTGGACATGGGCAGATTGAACACCGTGCCAAGGCAGGCGCAGCGTATGGCTTTCCTAGACATCACCGCCCTGAGCACGCCCAGCAGGCTAACGCCCATGACCAGCGCCGTGATGGCATTCACACAAGCGGGTTGCACGTTAGCCAAGTAGGCGAGGCCGAGAAGGAGCTCGATAAAGGGATACACGAATCCATACGATGGCAGCACCTTGGCCACGAGATCGTAGCTGCGGTAGGCATCGCTAAAGCCGCGCAGGTCGAGCATTTTAAAGAAGGAAAAAGCGATGAAGAAGCCGCCCATGAAAAGCCGCATGGAGAGCGCCGGATCAAAGTCGCCCTGCATCACATTCACCGCCGTGATGACCAGCAGCAGATAGCTCAAAAGGATGATGAGCGGACGGTAAGTGCGGGTGCTTTTGGCGGGCAGCTCGGATTCTTCAGGAGCAGCCGGGGCGGCCACCTGATACTTCCCCAGAGGACGCAGCCACTCGTTCATTTCCTCATCGCTAAGCACATGATTGGTCCTGATGCTGGCCTGGGGAGGATGCAGGGTGACGACAGCTTCGGTGATGTCTGGATGCTTCTGCAGCCTTGTGGTGATTTTTTCCACGCAGGAGGTGCAGGACAAGCCGGTGAGTTCGAATTTCTGTGGAAGGTTCATGGATTGATCGTGGTTGGATAGAGGGTCGTCGAAAGGGGCGCCCCTTCCCTACCGCTCAGTCAGAAGGAAAAGACCAGCGAGCAAGACCGCCTGCGGCGCGTGCGCAGGCGGCATTTACCCTGGCGTGGATCAGTGGCCGGTGCAGTGGTGCAGAGTACCGCCGCAGGTCTTGCATGTATGCTTGGTCATGCTGCCGTTTTTCAGCATGGCCACGACCTGGTTTTCACAGTCTGCACAGCTCATGCTGTCAGAGTGCTTCAGAGTCACGAGCCCCTTCGGGCCGGGGCCGGTGGAGGCTGGAGACATGAAGTGAACGGTGTGGCATTTGGTGCATGTCACTGCGCTGTGTGGCGCAGAGGCGGGAGCCTGGCAGGAGGCGAGCATCAGCGCGCTGAGCGCACTGATGCCGAGGAGGGCGGTACGGATGAGTTTCGTTTTCATGGTGTGTTTGCGTTTATGTTTGTGTTTGTCTTGAGGCCCAGGCGGCAGGACACCGCCTGGGAAATGGGTTGCTGCCGCCGCGCGCGTGCGAAAGCGGAGAAGGCCGGGCCGCTTAGAGCTTCGAGAGATACTTGGCTGGATTGGCCTCGAACTTCTTGAGGCAGGGCTTGCAGCAGAACTTGATCTCCTGGCCGTTGTACACGGTGCTGACGGGCCCGCCCATGCTGTCGAGGTCATTGCCTGTGACGAGGCAGACCTTCAGCGGATAGGGTTTGGCACCACCGAGGGTGGAGGTGCCCGCACAAGAGACCAGTCCGAGGCTAAGCAGCAGGGTGGCAAGGAGGATGAGAGTGTTTGTTTTCATGGTGGTATGTGTGTGTGTGGTTTTTTTGGGTGCAGAGTCGATGGTTTGAGTTCCATCAAAAGCGGATGATGAGGCCGACGCCGGGGCCGTAGTCGCTGTGATAGCTGGCGGAGAGGGAGACATTGCGCGCCAGCGTGTAGTCGGCGGAGGTGCTCCATTCCCAGCGGCTGCCGGTGTCATAAAAGGCGTAGCCAGACACACCGAGACGAGGCGTGAGCTGAAAGCGCTTGGAAAGCTGGAACCGCCCGTTGCCGTTGCTGTCCACGGTGAAGTCCGCCAGGAACATGAGCGGCAGCCGGTAATTGAACCCGGCGATGATGCGGTTTCCGCCGCCATGGTTGGCAAAGCGGAAGCCTGCGTAGGCCTGGAAGTTCATGTTGAAGTAGCGCTGGTAGATCGCGTCCACTTCATGCTCGGTGTAGGGCTTGCGCCGCCAGCCCAGCTCCCAGAAGAGGAGCAGGTTGTTTTTAGGGTTCATCCAGGAGAGCAGCCCGTTGCTCATCTGTGTCTGGAGCGATGCCGCGCCCCAGACATAGCTCATGTCATGGGCGTGCTCGCCGAGTCCGGCGGCATGGTCATGACTCAGGAAGGAGCGCGGCTTGGCGGTGTGCGCTGCATGAGAGACGGCCGACATGCCGGTGAGCCCGGCGGCATTGGCGAGTGTGTCGGCTGCAGCCTCGCTCATGGCTGCACCATGGTGAGGAGTCTCAGCAGCATCGTCCGGTTCGTAGCGAAACACCCGGGCCATGCCGCTCATCATGTGGTAGAGGATATGGCAGTGAAACATCCAGTCCTTGTCCTCATTGGCCTCAAATTCGAGCAGACGCCGGCCCATGGGGGGGACATCGACGGTGTGCTTGAGCGGAGAGCGTGAGCCGCCGCCCATGAGCAGACGGAAGAAATGGCCGTGCAGGTGGATGGGGTGGTGCATCATGCTGTCATTCACCAGTTCCAGCTCGATGATCTCCCCCTTCCTTATTTTGATATAAGGCTCCTGGGCGATGGTCTTGCCATCAAAGCTCCAGACATAGCGCACCATGTCTCCGGTGAGGTGCAGGGTGATCCGGCGGCGCGGGAGTTTTGACGGAAGCGTCGTGTCGTGCGTAGCTTTCAGCAGTTTGTAGGGCGAGCCTGGGCGGGGCAGCCGGAGCGGGGCGCGGGGATCTGCCTCCTGCTCTTCCAGCGAGAGGGCGAGCATCTGATCCATCTGGTAGAGATTGGGGCGCGGAGGGCTTTGGGCCGCATGCCGTTCCCCCTCGCCAAAGGAGGCGGAGGCGTACCCGCTGCCATCCTGCGCGGTGGCGCGCAGCTCATACTCGCCACTGGCGGGGATGGTGATGATGAGGTCGTAGGTTTCTGCGATGGCCATGAGAAAGCTGCCCACCTGCACAGGCTGCACAGGCGGGCCGTCTGCAGCCACGATGGTCATGGGACCGGAGCTGGAGCTGAGATGGTAGTAGGTGGCGGCGGAGGCATTGATGACCCGCAGGCGCACGCGCTCGCCGGGGCGGCCGGTGATGCGGGTCTGCCGCTGGCCATTGATCAAAAAGGCATGGTAGCCCACATCGGAGACGTCCATGGGCACCATGCGATTCCATTCTCTGAGGAAGTAGTCCTTCAGGTTGCCACGCTGCCACGCGCCGAGGATGGTTTGCGAATTTTTCCGCATGAGGCCGAAGTAGTCGCTGCCGCGCATGAGCATGCGCATGACCTCGTGCGGGTCGGTATTGGTCCAGTCGGAGAGAATGAGCACCTGCTCGCGGTCTGCCTTCATCGGCTCGCCGCCGTGTGGCTCCACGACGATGCCGCCGTAAACGCCGCTCTGCTCCTGCAGGTGGGTGTGGGAATGAAACCAGTAGGTGCCGCTCTGCCGCAGCTGAAACTCAAAGGTGTGGGTGGTACCGGGCTTGATGGGAGGTGTGGTGACGTACGGCACGCCATCCTCCTTGTTGGGCAGCAGCAAGCCGTGCCAGTGAGTGGAGGTCTCCTCATTCCGCAGGTCATTGTGGACGCGGATGCGGGCAAAGTCCCCCTCACGGAAACGCAGCACCGGCCCCGGGATGCCACCATTGATGGTGAGGACACGCACCTGCCTGCCCGCCGGGGCCAGGCGCTGCTCGGAGATGTGCAGGTCGTACTCGACGACGCGCTGGCCGGAGGCTGGTTGGGTTTTCTTGCAGGTGTCGCAGGCAAGAGCTGCGCCGGGTGCCAGGAGTACGGCACTCGCCAAAAGAGAAAGTGTTTTCACGGGAAAGCTGAATCAGGGCTTTGTGACAAGAGGCCACGCCTGCAAAGCATGAGGAGCCCGGTAAGGCCACGTGATGCAGGCACAGTGCGTCTGTGCTCGGCCGGATTCAGGTCAACAGGGAGCAGAGCAGCACGCTCAGCCGCACATGGGGCCGGGTGTTGGCGTGCTCTGCATCAGCGGGCCGGATCGTGCAGCCCGTCTGTTTTACCTGGAAAGGAGAGAAACGAAAATCCTGCGAAAGCGCCGTCCACACCACCTGGGGGATGAAGCTGCGACCTTCCGAGGCAGGTGGCAGTTGTGCAGGAAGGTTCTGATCTGGGAGAGAGGGCTCGGCGCACGAGCAGTCTGACATGCCTGCCTGCTCCAGCCATGCGCAGCATGCCATCTGGCATTTCTCCACCTGCGGAGAGGCAGAGATGATCAGCGGTGCTGTCTGCATCAGCAGCACCAGCATCATCAGACACATCTGGAGGACACGTTTCATCTCACTTCATTAGAGTCCGCCTTGGCGGTTTTATTTCAAGTTTTTTGAATCTTCCTCCATTACGCACAGGGAGATTGAAAAGGATGTGCAGTTTGAATGACAATTTTTGATGCAAAGCTGCGAGCACGAGTCGCCCACAACAACCATCGCACTCCTTGGACGATAACGTAATCTCGAAGCCCTCCGGCGAATTATCAGGACTCAGGTTTTGTTTCTCCGCTCTGGAGTTCTTTAATCACCAAATCTTTATACCGGATCTCCGTGGCGTTTTTGTGAATTTGGAGGCCGATGATTCCTTTCCTCGGAATGGCGGGATCTTCCTCCGAGTAGTCCACGGTCAGCACCTCATTAATCCACAGCCGAATGCGCGGGCCCTCGGCACGGATGTGGCAGGTGTTCCATTCACCGAGCTGCAGCCGCGCCACCGTGGCGGCATCTGGCTGCGCCAGAAAGCGGTGCCTGCGTGACTCATCGTAGAGCGAGCCGTCGATCTTTGGCGCGCAGTCGGCCTGATAGCCCGCCACCTCCGTCTTTCCAGGCACGCGCTGGCTGCGAAACTGCACGCCGCCATTGTTGCCACCCCGCTTGTACTTCACCTGGAGGTCAAAGTCTCCGTACTCGTCTACCGTGCACAGAAAATCATTGCGCGGCTGCCGCAGATCGGGCCTTCCGGCCACGATCTCGTTATTTTCGATTCGCCAGATGGAGCGGTCGCCCTCCCAGCCTTCAAGAATCTTCTCGTGAAACAGGCGCGAGGCATCAGGCCCGGCCTGAGACAGCCGGAGCACGGCGCACAGGCAGAGCAGCAGCATGGGCACTTGGAAATGGTATTTCATGGTTTGATGAGTGGAAGGATGCGCTGGTAGGTTCAGGCTCGTGCCCAGACATCGCGTAGAAAGGCCATGGACTTGAGCACACCGTCCTGGTAGTTGGCCTTGCCGCACTCAAAGGAGCAGAAGCCGTTGTAGCCGATCATCTTCAGCCCGCGGAATCCCTCCAGAAACTGCGCCTCATCCTCTTTTTCCTCGCCGGGCAGCGTGCGTTTGCGGGAGGAAAGATGCACCTGCTTGATGTATTTGCCGCCGGAGAGCACCGCCCCGGTCTGGTTTGTCTCCTCCTCCATCATGATGCAAAAGTCTGCCACGAGACTCAGCCCCTCGCACTTGCTCTCGCGGATAAAGCCGGCCACCTCCACCAGCGTGTGCAGGCAGTTCACCGAGCTGCGGCGCACCGCCTCGATGCCGATGCTGGTGCCAGCCTCCGCTGCCATTCCGGCAAGCGGCGT contains the following coding sequences:
- a CDS encoding multicopper oxidase domain-containing protein encodes the protein MKTLSLLASAVLLAPGAALACDTCKKTQPASGQRVVEYDLHISEQRLAPAGRQVRVLTINGGIPGPVLRFREGDFARIRVHNDLRNEETSTHWHGLLLPNKEDGVPYVTTPPIKPGTTHTFEFQLRQSGTYWFHSHTHLQEQSGVYGGIVVEPHGGEPMKADREQVLILSDWTNTDPHEVMRMLMRGSDYFGLMRKNSQTILGAWQRGNLKDYFLREWNRMVPMDVSDVGYHAFLINGQRQTRITGRPGERVRLRVINASAATYYHLSSSSGPMTIVAADGPPVQPVQVGSFLMAIAETYDLIITIPASGEYELRATAQDGSGYASASFGEGERHAAQSPPRPNLYQMDQMLALSLEEQEADPRAPLRLPRPGSPYKLLKATHDTTLPSKLPRRRITLHLTGDMVRYVWSFDGKTIAQEPYIKIRKGEIIELELVNDSMMHHPIHLHGHFFRLLMGGGSRSPLKHTVDVPPMGRRLLEFEANEDKDWMFHCHILYHMMSGMARVFRYEPDDAAETPHHGAAMSEAAADTLANAAGLTGMSAVSHAAHTAKPRSFLSHDHAAGLGEHAHDMSYVWGAASLQTQMSNGLLSWMNPKNNLLLFWELGWRRKPYTEHEVDAIYQRYFNMNFQAYAGFRFANHGGGNRIIAGFNYRLPLMFLADFTVDSNGNGRFQLSKRFQLTPRLGVSGYAFYDTGSRWEWSTSADYTLARNVSLSASYHSDYGPGVGLIIRF
- a CDS encoding GDSL-type esterase/lipase family protein; its protein translation is MSALEYPHQTDEPQKSGWPLTAEERAYIIDKPEHERRPGREVNQHLPQLWPVVPSAGYFGGDSWLKLHEAHVKTVRENQGPVDVLLVGDSITIQWGDSWRKHFPDLRAVNIGIGGDKTQNVLWRLDHGGVEGLEPKAIVLMIGNNNMFFTPETGVEAAAKGIEMCVKNLREKFPQAPLIVAKILPAHAPGAAFYEDIKKTNAALDALKLESDAKVRVLDLTAGFTNADGTLKKDLYTPDNIHLSPAGYAEYAAKLKPLLQAGAGN
- a CDS encoding heavy-metal-associated domain-containing protein, yielding MNLPQKFELTGLSCTSCVEKITTRLQKHPDITEAVVTLHPPQASIRTNHVLSDEEMNEWLRPLGKYQVAAPAAPEESELPAKSTRTYRPLIILLSYLLLVITAVNVMQGDFDPALSMRLFMGGFFIAFSFFKMLDLRGFSDAYRSYDLVAKVLPSYGFVYPFIELLLGLAYLANVQPACVNAITALVMGVSLLGVLRAVMSRKAIRCACLGTVFNLPMSTVTIIEDALMLVMACWALIHP
- a CDS encoding 3-keto-disaccharide hydrolase, which translates into the protein MKYHFQVPMLLLCLCAVLRLSQAGPDASRLFHEKILEGWEGDRSIWRIENNEIVAGRPDLRQPRNDFLCTVDEYGDFDLQVKYKRGGNNGGVQFRSQRVPGKTEVAGYQADCAPKIDGSLYDESRRHRFLAQPDAATVARLQLGEWNTCHIRAEGPRIRLWINEVLTVDYSEEDPAIPRKGIIGLQIHKNATEIRYKDLVIKELQSGETKPES
- a CDS encoding RNA polymerase sigma factor produces the protein MLFPEIITATLLAGRMPLTAFFASVTRDFHLAEDIFQEVCVKAIGRGESFESAAHLMNWARLAGKNRAIDILRTREGRCVGLSDEMLALLAEEWPDTAQADAMRLALDVCLTRITPNNRELLRLRYFEQRPCAEVAAMMGRKIETVYQALARLHKALGDCIRGRLQSESA
- a CDS encoding YHS domain-containing protein is translated as MKTNTLILLATLLLSLGLVSCAGTSTLGGAKPYPLKVCLVTGNDLDSMGGPVSTVYNGQEIKFCCKPCLKKFEANPAKYLSKL
- a CDS encoding glutamine amidotransferase, whose protein sequence is MPRILWQNIHSTWLAAVVVVVVLALLWLGYRRSPLRGWRKVAAMLCKLAALSLLALCLLDPLWTRQQPKKGENEIIVLVDTSASLETAEKPGESTRAAQVTAALNDGQEDAAWIRSLSEDFRLRLMTAGAQTQSVPHFHTLKYDGTRSDLCRTLMTLRNGGSNLAAVVLVSDGNATDASAWKAQAGGAPVFTVLAGKQSPAPDLAILDATVATSPFEDAPITLTSRVSARGLSGKQATLSALDEQGKAVVTEKIIFNGDSPQTLRLRIPVAKPGVTFHKLELKTEGVQEATLANNTRLLAADRGAGPYRVLYLAGRPNWEYKFLRRAIAGDDDIQMPSLVRIAKREPKFEWRGHAGESTNPIFRGFGAKDGDEAQRYDQPVLIRLGTRDARELSDGFPKAAEDLFSEYRAIIIDDLESAFFTQEQMHLIQRFVSERGGALLMLGGQECYQAGGYDHTPIGSMLPVYLDRTSTTGPMVDARFNLTREGWLEPWMRLRTDRAEDEKRLASMPPFFSINQTFSIKPGASILATVSDGVQPAVPAIVSQRFGEGRVGSVLVADLWRWGMKDEEQRKDMERAWRQLMRWLVVDVADSVTLAAETDAADRERVKLSVRVRDRAFKPHGDAMVKIEVTQPDGKKSQLFAEPSLKEAGLFETEFFASTQGNYRATATVEDMEKHATLGTRATGWTHDPQAVEFSRLEPGKAMMQRIATETGGQMLALEEISRLPDLLKNIRVPVEVTLSTPLWHTPWIFLALLLLIGAEWYLRRKGGMA